Proteins co-encoded in one Epinephelus moara isolate mb chromosome 11, YSFRI_EMoa_1.0, whole genome shotgun sequence genomic window:
- the LOC126397835 gene encoding actin-related protein 3B-like, whose product MCFYFLHLSLRPGTTETDTETLQRQTRPTPPRALRSAPIRSEPPTSGRSAGRTEPEHNHIMSLQLPPCVIDCGTGYTKIGYAGNTEPQFIMPSCIAIKESASVGEQAQRRLVRGVDDLDFYIGDEAVDKPNYATKWPIRHGMVEDWDLMEKFMEQVIFKYLRAEPEDHSFLMTEPPLNTPENREYLAEIMFETFNIPGLYIAVQAVLALAASWTSRQVGQRTLTGIVIDSGDGVTHAIPVAEGYVIGSCIKHIPIAGRDITFFIQQLLRDREVGIPPEQSLETAKAVKERYCYICPDIVKEFTKYDTDPGKWIKQYRGINAVSKTAFHIDVGYERFLGPEIFFHPEFANPDFMQPISDVVDEVIQSCPIDVRRPLYKNIVLSGGSTMFRDFGRRLQRDLKRVVDARLKLSEELSGGRIKPKPMEVQVVTHHMQRYAVWFGGSMLASTPEFFQVCHSKKDYDEIGPSICRHNPVFGIMS is encoded by the exons ATGTGTTTCTATTTTCTCCATCTTTCCCTCCGACCCGgaactacagagacagacacggAGAcattacagagacagacacgtCCAACTCCGCCTCGCGCTCTCCGGTCTGCACCGATCCGGTCTGAACCACCGACCAGCGGCCGCTCTGCGGGCCGGACCGAGCCGGAGCACAACCACATCATGTCCCTGCAGCTCCCCCCGTGCGTGATAGACTGCGGGACCGG gtacACAAAGATCGGCTATGCTGGAAACACTGAGCCCCAGTTCATCATGCCCTCCT GTATCGCCATCAAGGAGTCGGCCAGCGTGGGAGAGCAGGCTCAGAGGAGGCTCGTGCGAGGAGTCGACGACCTGGACTTCTACATTGGAGACGAAGCCGTTGACAAACCCAACTATGCAACCAag tggccCATCCGTCATGGGATGGTGGAGGACTGGGATCTGATGGAGAAGTTTATGGAGCAGGTCATCTTCAAATACCTTCGAGCTGAACCTGAAGACCACAGCTTCCTCATG acGGAGCCTCCTCTCAACACTCCAGAGAACAGAGAGTACCTGGCAGAGATCATGTTCGAGACTTTCAACATACCTGGACTCTACATCGCAGTGCAG GCGGTCTTGGCATTGGCGGCATCCTGGACGTCTCGGCAGGTCGGACAGAGAACTCTGACCGGCATAGTCATCGACAGCGGAGATGGAGTCACACACGCCATCCCTGTG GCTGAGGGCTACGTGATTGGCAGCTGTATAAAGCACATCCCCATCGCAGGGCGGGACATCACCTTCTTCATCCAGCAGCtgctcagagacagagaggtggggATTCCTCCAGAGCAGTCGCTGGAGACCGCCAAGGCTGTCAAG gAGCGGTACTGTTACATCTGTCCAGACATTGTGAAGGAGTTCACAAAGTACGACACTGACCCGGGGAAGTGGATCAAACAGTACCGCGGAATCAACGCTGTCAGTAAGACCGCCTTCCATATCGACGTGGGCTACGAGCGCTTCCTGGGCCCCGAGATCTTCTTCCACCCCGAG ttcgcTAACCCAGACTTCATGCAACCCATCTCTGATGTCGTTGATGAGGTCATTCAGAGCTGTCCAATTGATGTGAGGAGACCGCTCTACAAG aacaTTGTGCTCTCTGGAGGATCCACCATGTTCAGAGACTTTGGGCGGCGGCTGCAGAGAGACCTGAAGAGAGTCGTGGACGCCCGACTGAAACTCAGCGAAGAACTCAGTGGAGGACGGATAAAG CCGAAGCCGATGGAGGTACAAGTCGTCACTCATCACATGCAGCGCTACGCCGTCTGGTTCGGAGGCTCCATGTTGGCGTCCACG